A window of Erpetoichthys calabaricus chromosome 12, fErpCal1.3, whole genome shotgun sequence contains these coding sequences:
- the LOC114662768 gene encoding nuclear receptor ROR-beta-like, which translates to MKAQIEVIPCKICGDKSSGIHYGVITCEGCKGFFRRSQQNNAMYSCSRQRNCLIDRTNRNRCQHCRLQKCLALGMSRDAVKFGRMSKKQRDSLYAEVQKHQQSQEQAMSKEDPDMLTRAYSNSSSMGLSDLDDITTLPDSLLFDLPLTPESANSYYSLDLLGSAQSSPEQSSIDLLDAKYIKQEYELFHDSSLSCHGGRLPLPEGISMLEIERASQNIVKSHLETCQYTLEELKRLTWTMYSQEEIRAAQSKSADVMWQQCALQITNAIQYMVEFAKRITGFMDLCQNDQIILLKAGCLEVLLIRMCRAFNPINNTLLFDGKYTGPQLFKSLGCDDLINAIFELAKSLCRLQMTEEEMALFSAAVLLSPDRPWLNDTAKVQKLQDVIYLALQDTLQRNGSGEEKLTKMVSKLPMMKSICNLHIDKLEFFRLLHPETAYNFPPLYREVFASEVQYLCPSES; encoded by the exons CTCAAATTGAAGTTATCCCTTGTAAGATATGTGGGGACAAATCATCGGGCATCCATTATGGTGTCATCACCTGTGAAGGCTGTAAG GGTTTCTTCCGCCGCAGCCAGCAGAACAACGCCATGTACTCCTGTTCAAGGCAGCGGAATTGTCTCATTGACCGGACAAATCGAAACCGCTGCCAACACTGCCGATTGCAGAAGTGCCTCGCTCTTGGAATGTCCCGTGATG CTGTGAAGTTTGGTCGCATGTCCAAGAAGCAGAGGGACAGTCTCTATGCAGAGGTACAGAAGCACCAGCAGAGCCAGGAGCAGGCCATGTCCAAGGAAGATCCTGACATGCTGACCAGAGCCTACAGCAATAGCTCCAGTATGGGCCTCAGTGACCTCGATGACATCACCACATTGCCAGACAGCCTGCTGTTTGATCTCCCACTGACCCCTGAGAGTGCTAACAGCTACTACAGCTTGGACCTCCTGGGTTCAGCCCAATCTTCACCTGAGCAGTCCAGCATTGACCTTCTGGATGCCAAGTATATCAAGCAGGAGTATGAACTATTCCATGATTCTAGCCTCTCTTGCCATGGTGGGCGCTTGCCCTTGCCAGAGGGCATCTCCATGTTGGAAATTG AGAGGGCGTCACAAAATATTGTCAAATCCCACCTGGAGACCTGCCAGTACACACTAGAGGAGCTGAAGAGGCTCACGTGGACCATGTACAGCCAAGAAGAGATCCGGGCAGCACAGAGCAAG AGTGCAGATGTTATGTGGCAGCAGTGCGCTCTCCAGATTACCAATGCCATCCAGTACATGGTGGAGTTTGCCAAGCGCATCACCGGCTTCATGGACCTCTGCCAGAATGACCAGATAATCCTCCTCAAAGCAG GCTGTCTGGAAGTTCTCCTCATCCGCATGTGCCGAGCGTTCAACCCCATCAACAACACGCTGCTGTTTGATGGAAAATACACCGGACCCCAGCTCTTCAAGTCCCTCG GCTGTGATGACCTCATTAACGCGATATTCGAACTCGCCAAGAGCCTGTGCCGCCTTCAGATGACCGAGGAGGAGATGGCTCTGTTCAGTGCAGCTGTGCTTCTTTCACCTG ACCGGCCCTGGCTGAATGACACTGCAAAAGTACAGAAGCTTCAGGATGTTATCTACCTGGCACTTCAGGATACTTTGCAGAGGAATGGGTCTGGAGAAGAGAAGCTAACCAAG ATGGTGTCCAAGCTGCCCATGATGAAGTCCATCTGTAACCTGCACATTGACAAGCTGGAGTTTTTCCGGCTCCTTCACCCTGAGACGGCCTACAATTTCCCCCCTCTATACCGTGAAGTGTTTGCCAGTGAGGTGCAGTATCTCTGTCCCAGCGAGAGCTAA